In Octopus sinensis linkage group LG6, ASM634580v1, whole genome shotgun sequence, the sequence catatatatatatatagtgtttgtgcgtctgtgtttgtccccccaacatcgcttgacaaccgatgctggtgtgtttatgtctccgtaacttagcggttcggctaaagagaccgatagaataagtactagtcctggggtcgatttgctcgactaaaggcgatgctcatggccacagtcaaatgactgaaacaagtaaagtaagtaaatagaaatataatgggacttttttaaacatcgaatgtttATTAGATTAATCAAATGGCTCTATTGTTCTTGGCAATCATCggatatgctagaaatatcagtcaaaattCCTTAAAACCAGACTCATATTGTCTTGGGAAATGGTACAAGAGATAATGTGTCTACGAATGAACTGCTCATGGTTGgaacttttttttttgacaaCAGGTCTACTCGATCAGAGCCTTTCATTGGGTAAATGAAAACTTAAATGCAGCAATATAATCCATATGCGAGTCTGTCTATGTTGTATTGAGCTACGATCAAGATTCCTAAAAATTCAACAGACTCCTAAAAGTATTGCAATCAAGTGTCAGATGACAGGTACCCTCTTCAAACATCTAATGTCGGTTGTTACaatgggggtaaaaaaaaaagggggcctCGAGAGGACCAACACACCCTTACACACTCACGCGCTTCCGCATCTACCGCACGCGAAATCagaaacgtgcgtgtgtgtgaaacaagCTTCTATCTCAAGAGTAGATCTGAGTGGTCGGTAACGAATAAGTGACATTACAGTACCATGAGCCGCCGCCTAAACAGGAAACACCAGATTAAAAACAAACAGATAAAGTGAaagatgtagaaaaaaaaagaggaaggaatgaaatagaaagaaagaaaaaaaataccgtAAGAGCGAAAACGAGAGATAAGGAAAGAATATATTAAGATAGCGACGATTTCTTCCGCACACATCACACAGAAGattgtatttcatatttaatagcaatcttattttcttttatcattaaaatcttaattttagaaagtacacgcgcgcacacacgcacacatctctgTTGGTGCAGGGACTAGTTTCGTTATTTCCATGACAAGGCTTTTCAGGTTTAAACTCACATTCAAAAACCATACAATATCAAAGCATTAAGAGATATTTGAAACACGTTTCAAAAGATCAATGGAATGAATATACTATACTGCAaactgaattatatatttatagtgggATGTTGTTCTTTTAAATTTCCTCTGCAACACTTGCTGACACAGATTGTAAATTCAGATCGCGTCAACACTCTAGCATGCGGACACACATTTTATtgcctgtatattttttttttctttactataaaGTATTCTTGTGTATGTAAAACAACCATCAATATTATGAATGCAATATCGAATTCACTATCCATTTGcaggaaattattttctttgatgtTGATGGTATCGTCAATTGACGGACATGAATCTAGAAGAAACTTTAGTACCATAAAGGTAGTACCAAAGGTGAAAGGAATTATTGTTAATGCACACGTTTTCGGAGAGGAAAggcccaaaaaaaaattaataaataaaaagaacctTAAACCGGCACTTAATGCAGCCATTTTATCTACGTAAACTGCATGAtgtctcaaaagaaaaaaaaagttctcaCACTGGTAGTTGCAGGAATTGGTGTCGGGTCACAGTGCCACTAAATCGACTTCATATGTAGGTGTGCTATGTCAAAGACATGAATTACATGAAATCCTGTTTATTCTTTAAAAGAATGTTGCATCGTATATTAGAATATGTGTAATACCGTTATTGCACTTTAACTCCCGGTTCCCCCTCATCAAGCAGATCAATGATCAAAGGTGTCCCTATTTCGACCATCcttttatatctatacacacacacacacatacaaagagactATGTTGtcgaatgtttatttttttttttttttgttattattattaagatgattgAGTGAGGATTTAGGGAGTTGTGATAAGTGAAATTTTATGAAAACATCAGAAATtcatttatctaaaaaaaaattttgcaaacGGTAAAGCGATAACGCCAAGGGAAAATTTAAGTGCAAAAGTAACTATCACCTATGGTTATTTTCCACATGGCGCCCTGGCCCCATAATATAATCCAAGTAGATCTCCCAACAAATATACAACCTAATATCGTtttcccatttaaaaaaaattattttattagagCCATTGGaattatgataaataaaaaaaaaggtatgaaCATCTCAATTCTAATCTTTCTTCCTTAAAATGCAGAGTTTCGGCGCCTATTTAAAAATCGTGGTAAATAATCACAGGAAAGAcggaaatatattgaaatgaatGGAAAGATTAAGAGAGATTTTATCTAGATTTACAAATATTTAGAGAAACACTGATTTGCATTACATGTGGTTTAGATCTAAAGCGAATTCTAACAATCAATGCATACATTAACACATGCTAGTTTGAGAAGATACACAAACGTGTTATCGATATGGTGCTCGTTTGAATGTTGAATGCGTGCACTTTGTCCCATTTCATATAAGCCGGCCTTCatgaagaaaaacattttatattcgatagaatgaaaaaattatattgattcttttttatttttcccatAAAGCACAAAACCAAAGTTCTATAGAATAAaccacagtatattactggtacaatgtattttatcgacctccaggAAGATGAAGAATGAAGTCATCTGGCGAGATTTTTATTCGGAAAACAGTGTTATCGAAATATTTTTAGATGAATGGGAAAATACGGAGAATTGTATAATCGATAATTTCTTgttcaaaacaaaattataatttgaatacaggaaaaaaattaataaaatatatatgcgtgaattGAGAAGAAGATTTTAATGATTCAGTAAAATATGATGAAAACAAAGGTTCTTACCTTGCAACCGTACAAGAACCGTAATCTTTCGTCAAGCCAATCTTCAACTTTTAAACGTTTCCTAATCAAAGACATTTGATGCTGACCATACTTGGCGGTcaagtatttctttttttgttctttaatcGCCTCTCGCTGTGTGTTGAAATTTACCGATCGGTTATGAGCTGATGATGAAGGGGATGTAGCTGAACGAGCAGCAGGGGAACGATGCTGGGAACTACTAGAATTGCTACTACCAGTGGCTACTTTGTCCAAAGAGTATGTTGTGGTCGCCATTCTTAGAGAGAAGGTCCCAAATACAAGGAACCAGTCAACACTCCAAACTTTAGATTTTCAATTTgttatgaattattttaaataataaatagaatctGAAGTTCTCGTGTAAAAATGTTGGTAGCTATGAACTAATtcagtttctcttctttctttctccggcTTTACGTTGTCTACCTATGCCGCCCTGGGAGATGAAGCAAAAAGTTAACTTTATCTGTTAAACTAACTTTGAAATAAAAAACGAATTCAACTTCCAGTTGAGGCAGTAAATTTGGACACGTGTCCATGTAACTCTCTGTAAATTCGTTAATAATCCAAAACAAGATTGTTATACCAAGCACATTTTGTCTGTTTGTAGTTATATATTCTCTGCTTGAATTACTTGATGTTCATCAAACAATAActgatatttgttttttaaagtatacatatgtgtatgtgtatatatatatatagttatagcaaataattataacaaaattaaaagataCTATATACAAATTGATACTTCGATCATTAGTAACGATACCTACAATCAACAATCTGCGAGAGCCAGTTTCGACTACGCGTATACTAAAGTAGTATCACAGATTTGAGTGCTTGCTTGCTAATATAACTTAAGGTAAAAATCATTCAATCTCAAGAAATTGGTGCTGGTCTACGGCGTCGGCAACAATTAGTCCACGAGAGAATTGGTAGAAGAGTTCACTAAAATCAGTCTAAATGCCGTGAGTGAGTGAAAAATCTAACACTTTGGGCTCTTGCTCGTCGTCTAAGAGCAACGAAAGTACACACGGTGTGTTGTTACTTAGGCTTCCAAACTGCTGGACGAGATAATGTGTTTGCTTTTAtacaaagcacaaaaaaaacgatcgctgctgctgctgcttctgttgcctGACCTTGCATATAGACACACCCCCTCTTACTCGCTTTATCCCTTTTCtgctttctcttacacacacacatcactttaCTTTAGTCATTTAAAGTTACCTCCCTTGGAAGATGCTTTTTACTTCTTAATTTTAATCAGAAATtgaattaaaatgttattttcatgtgaaagaaaatataaataaatactgatCTTTTTCCTACTGTGCAATCATTTCAAACCATAAAGATATGCGCAAAAGATTAAGGAAGTAATTTAgtcatttatacacgcacacatacacacacattatgagcgtgtgtgtgtgagtgtatatatatatatatatatatatatatatatatatatatatattggaaggtttggagatgatgtacaggtattatatattagaagaaatgagatactcagaaaatcggatggtttatatttacagatatttatttgtatattacattttttataatatcatcacttagatcattagcgctttctctcccattctagtggggttttcaaatcaaactaagttcctctCACAcagaacttagtttgatttgaaaaccccactagatgggagaaagcgctaatgactagttatatgttttatatgatatatataaaaaatctaatatacaaataaatatctgtaagtaTAAACCATccaattttctgagtacctcatttcttctaatatatatataatatatatattatatatatatatatatatatattatatatatatatatatatatatatatattatagaatatatatatatatatatatatatatacatcataatatatataatatattatatatatatcattacatacatatcatcatcatcatcatcatcatttagcatccgttttccatgctagcatgggttggacggttctactggggtctgtgaagccagaaggcttcatcaggcccagtcaaatctggcagtgtttcacggctggatgcccttcctaacgccaaccactctgtgagtgtaatgggtgcttttacgtgccacccgcactggtgccagacagagctggcaaatggccacgaacggatggtgcttttatgtgccaccggcacgagggccaggcgaggctggcaatggacacgaaacggggcggtactggcaacggtcgcgaaacggaaagttctcttacatgccaccggcactggtaacacatctgcaatttccattgatcgatttccatgatcgatttcgattctgatcctcacttgcctcaatgggtcttcacaagcagagtttcgacatgccaccggcactggtagcacatccgcaatttccattgatcgatttcgattctgatcctcacttgcctcaacactcttcacaagtagagttttgtgtcccaagaagggaaggtatgcatacgtaggctggctccatcccatgtagaaggccacgggttgtggactcacttgtcctgccgggtcttctcgcgcacagcacacttccagaggtctcggtctctagtcatttcctcagtgagacctaaagttcgaaggtcgtgcttcaccacctcgtcccaggttttcctgggtctgcctcttccacaggttccctcaaccgctagggtgtggcactttttcacacaactatcttcatccattctcgccacatgaccataccagcgcaaacgtctctcttgcacaccacaactgatgcttcttaggtccagcttttctctcaaggtacttacactctgccgagtgtgagtaccggcattacacatccatcggagcatactggcttcatttctagcgagcttacgcatatcctcagcagtcacggcccattttcactgccatgtagcatggctgttcgtacacacgcatcatacagtctgcctttcactctgtgcgagaggccttttgtcaccagcagaggtaagagctctctgaactttgcccaagctattcttactctagcagttacactttcagcacaccccgcccccgctgctgacttggtcacctaggtaacggaaactatcaactatttctagtttttctccctggaaagtgacggaagttggtctcagagcattttcaatgtttattgttcctgagcatctgccacatacaaaaaccatcttcctagttagccttcctttgacattgctgcatctcttatgtgtccatagcttacacttggtgcatcttatagagtttctacctacacctttttctacagatcgagcagggccatctacctgaaggtgtttgtgatttgtctaccttcctactgattacgactttgtttttagctagattgactctgaggcccttcgattctaatccttgtttccacacctgaaacttctcctccagttctgatagcgactcagcaattagagcaaggtcatcagcatagaggagctcccagggcatcctgtcttgaattcctccgttattgcctggaggactatgataaataggaggggctgagtactgagccttggtggacccctacctctacccggaattcttcactgtactcatttccaaccctcaccctactagcggcgtccctatacatggcccgcacagctctcactaaccattcatctatccctagttttctcattgcccaccagataaggatc encodes:
- the LOC115213544 gene encoding protein phosphatase 1 regulatory subunit 14B; protein product: MATTTYSLDKVATGSSNSSSSQHRSPAARSATSPSSSAHNRSVNFNTQREAIKEQKKKYLTAKYGQHQMSLIRKRLKVEDWLDERLRFLYGCKDDSEEYDSKLDLEELLNLETDSERRCYAMKMLENPKQPPAVVEEFVVQLLKQASTL